The Mucilaginibacter sp. PAMB04168 genome contains the following window.
GTAATTGGGCTTATTTTGCTAATGTGAACAAACAAACGCTAATTTCAAAATAGCTCACCCTTCAATCAGGACAGACAATGATGCCAACGCACTTTTTTCCCGTTGTGCGAAAAATCATGGAACAGGATGGCTTTGAAGTTTTCTTTCTGTTTATTTGTAACAGCCAATAGTTAACCTTTCATCAACAAGCTGTGGCTATTTGATGAATAAAACCAAATAAACAACAATAACCTCTGCCATGAAAAAGCTGCAATTGCTCAGCATCACAGTATTGCTGTTATCAATGCTTAAAACAGCCAGTGCACAACCTTTTCAGGTACGTAGCCCTAACCAACAAATTTTAGTAAAGGTTGGGCTCGATGATAAGAGACTATACTATGAAGTAAGTTATAAAGGGTCTCCTATCATTTTAAAGTCGAAACTTGGGCTGATACGTGAAGATGCGGATTTTTCGAAAGGACTGGTGTTTGAAAACGTGCCCAAAGAGCTGATAGTTACTTACCGGTATAATTTGGCGACGGCTAAAAAAAGGAATATTACCTACAAGGCAACCCGGCAGTTTTTTCACCTGAAGAATCAAGAGGGCAAACTGATGGATGTCATATTCCAGGTATCTAACGACGGGGTGGCTTTCCGTTATTACTTCCCGGAAAGATCAACAGACGTCAAGAAGATAACCGAAGAACTCACTACATACAAATTCAGCACAAATTCCAAAGGTTTTTTGCAGCCCATGTCTGATGCTAAAACTGGCTGGTCACAAACCAATCCCTCTTACGAAGAATATTATGAGCAGAGCATACCGGTTGGCAAGCCATCGCCTATTAAAGCGGGTTGGGTTTACCCTGCCTTGTTTCAGTCGGGCAGTAACTGGGCGCTCATTAGTGAAACTTTTCCTGAGGGCAACTATTGCGGCACGCGCCTTAAGGCCGAATCGCCTGATGGCGAGTACGCAATAGGCTTTCCGCAACCGACTGAGGTTTTTACAGGCGGCAATTTAGGACCTGAGTCAAGATTGCCATGGTATACACCCTGGCGTATTATCACAATTGGTTCGCTTAAAACCATTACCGAATCTACCATGGGCACCGATGTGGCTCCACCCGCCGTTAAGGCAGATGTCTCATTTGTAAAACCAGGGCAGGCCTCATGGAGCTGGGTGATTTTAAAGGACGACTCGACCAAATACAGCGTACAAAAACGCTTTATTGATTATGCAGCTCAGATGCACTGGGCCTACTGTTTAATTGACGCCGACTGGGACAGAAAAATAGGATATGAGAAGATAAAGGAACTGGCAGACTATGCCAAAATAAAAAACGTGGGCATCATACTCTGGTACAACTCCGCCGGGGCCTGGAACACAGCACCTTATACGCCCCGCAATAAAATGCTAACGCATGAAAGCCGCATGCAGGAATTTGCCCGCCTGCAAAAACTGGGCATTAAAGGCGTTAAGGTCGACTTTTTTGGCGGCGACGGCCAATCAATGATGCAGTACTACATTGATATTTTAAAAGATGCTTTGACCCACAAGTTACAGGTAAACTTTCATGGGGCTACGCTGCCCCGTGGCTTGCAGCGCACCTACCCTAACCTGGTTACTACCGAGGCTATTAAAGGGATGGAATTTGCAACCTTTGAACAGCGCAACCAGGATATACAAGCCCAGCATTGCGCCACTATACCGTTTACCCGCAACGTATTCGACCCAATGGATTTTACGCCAATGGTGTTTGGTGAGATACCGCGCATTAAACGCAAAACCACCAACGCCTTTCAGTTGGCTTTGCCTGTACTGTTCCTATCGGGCATACAGCACATGGCCGAAACTGATCAGAGCATGCAAAAAGCCCCTGAATATGTAAAAAACTTTTTGCGCAACCTGCCCGCCCGATGGGATGAGGTGAAGTTTATAGACGGCTACCCCGGTAAACTGGCTATTATAGCCCGCAAAAGCGGCAACCGCTGGATCATAGCCGGTATTAATGGTGAGAATACAGAGAAAAACCTCAAGCTCAATTTATCTGCCTTTAAGTATTTTACTAAACGCACGCTGATTAATGACGGCAGCGAGGAGTTCTCATTTTCTACGGCGGCTATCAGTTCGGGAGCTACACAAACGGTTAAAATAAAAGGGAATGGGGGATTTGTGATGACGTTAGAAAAGTAAACTTCCAATCGTCATTGTGAGGGTGGTTTGCTTGTAGCTTACGCTTTACGGCAGGAAACTGACACGTGTTATTAACTCTCTCTTCGTTTCCTTATTACCACAGCGGCTACATCTTGTGTCTTTAAAAAAGGAAGAAAAATACGCGTAACGACGGCATGAATGCCTCAAAACAAGGTGTGAACAATTCAACTCCGTGATAACGTCATCACACAAGGTCATACTCCGGCTGCTGCAATAGCTACCTGTGCTCTTTATTAGGATATTGCTCTACTTTCTAAATCACTTTGCTGGCTGATGGGTAAAACCGGATAGCGTATCAAAGTTGGTTTTAATATCATCGAAGAGTTCAAACAGGTTTTGAATGGTGACCTGGGCGGCCGAACGTTTACCCCATTTAAGGAGGCATTGGTCCCATATGTCGCCAAAATTAGTCATGCTGGCTATAACTTGCACCACATATTGAACCGATGCTTCTGTACTTTCAAACTCAATGGCTTCGAGCACATGTAGCTGCTTCATCAGGTCATAAATTAAAAACGGCAGGCGCTTATTGGCAATAATGCGAATATTGGTTTCGGCAGCGTTTACCTTAGTATCATACGATGCCTCAATGTTTATTTTTTGCGCGTCTATATAAGTGAGCACCATACTTTTCAGTGCTTGCTGTATCTCCTGTAATTGTGCAGTCATGAGGCAAAGGTTTTGTATTATGTCATTAACATTACTGTGTCTATTATCTGGTAGCTGGCATTTTGAATCATCGTTATAAATTAGCATTCAAAAAGCAAGTAAATTTAAAATATCAGCTAACACCTTGTAACTTATACAAAGCAACAACTACGCCCCTACTACCTTGTTTATCAGGGTTTTTATCTACAAACGTTAATAAGTTTTCCACACGCATGTTAACAACTTCAAAACACTAAGCCGTGTCCAGTAAATTTGTCGTTGATTTACAGCGGCTTATTGCATCCAATCTCAACACAAGTTTTAACACATTCTAAGTGAACGCGATACGCTTATTATCCTCTTTGCAAACTCATTCATCAATTTAATAGTTATATCCATATAAACACTACTGTTATGATGAGGTCGATCTGGAAAGGCTCAATTGGATTTGGGCTGGTAAACATTCCTGTTAAATTATACTCGGCCGTGCAAAACAGCACGCTCGATCTGGATATGCTCGATAGCCGCGACCATTCGCATATTCGCTTTTTGCGGGTGAACGAGCACACGCATAAAGAGGTTCCGTACGATAAAATAGTACGCGCCTACAAGCTGGATGATGATTACGTGGTGCTTGACGAACAAGACTTTGAGGATGCCAGTCCTGAAAAAACAAAGCTGATTGAGATTGAAAGCTTTGTGGAAGCGGTAGACATAAACCCCATGTATTACGAAACATCATATTATGCCGAGCCCGATGCCAAAAACAGCAAAGCCTATATACTATTGCTGGAAGCGCTCAAAAAAACGGGCAAAGCTGGCTTAGGGCGCTTTGTATTACGCAACAGCGAGAGCCTGTGTATTATCCACCCGGTTGAAAAAGCACTGGTGGTTAGCCGCATCCGTTTTGCCCAGGAACTGCGCTCAACCGACGACCTTAAACTGCCTGATGCTACGGTAAGCAAAAAAGAACTAGATATGGGTCTGGCTCTGATTAAGCAGTATACCGAAGATTTTGACGTATCAAAATTTAAGGATGAGTACACGGCTGAGCTGTTAAAGATCATTAAAGCCAAGGCTAAAGGTAAACGCCCAACCATTAAGAAGCTTAAGGTTGCCAAAACCAGCAGCGACGACTTGTACGATCAATTAATGCAAAGTCTCAATACACGGAAAGGAGCTTAAGCCATGAGTTTAGAGAAGTATGAAGCCAAGCGCGATTTTAAGAAAACAGCGGAGCCTAAGGGCGGCAAGGGTAGCGGCAAAACTTTAAGTTTTGTAGTGCAAAGGCACCATGCATCACACCTGCATTACGATTTTAGGCTGGAGCTGGATGGTGTGCTCAAAAGCTGGGCTGTGCCCAAAGGCCCGTCCATGAACCCCGGCGATAAACGGCTGGCCATGATGGTGGAAGATCATCCTTACGATTACCAGCATTTTGAAGGCGTGATACCCAATGGCGAGTACGGTGCGGGCATTGTGATAACCTGGGATCATGGCACGTACGAGTCGCTGGCCCCCGACCGCAAAGACGATGTAAAAACCCTGCATGCCGGCCTTCATTCGGGAAATCTGAAATTCAGGCTGAATGGTGAGATACTTAGAGGCGAGTTTGCATTGGTTAAACTGCACAACTCTGATAAAGAGGACGACAATTCCTGGCTGCTGATAAAGCACAAAGATGATTTTGCCGTAACCGCTAAATTTGACAGCGAGGCTTTTGTTCCTGATAATATTAAGGTGCTTAAAAATAATAAGGACGGCAAAGTTAAAAAGCTGCCTAAGCATGCGTTACTGGAAGTTGACATGCCAGCTAAAAAGGAACCTGCCAAAGCAGCAACACCTGCTAAAAAAAGCGCTGCAAAGAAATCTGAAGACGAAAGCGGTAAACGCACACGTTATATAAAGCCCATGCTGGCCAAGCTTGAACCGCAGTTGTTTGACGACGCTAACTGGCTATATGAATCAAAGATTGACGGCTACCGCGCTATCGGCTACACCGGCAAAAAAGCGGCGTTAATTTCGCGCAATGGCATTGAGTTCAATGAGAAGTATGAAAAGGTTTTTAACGAGCTGAAGCAACTGCCTGAAAAAGCTGTGCTTGATGGGGAAATTGTACTGGAAGACAGCCATGGGCGCAGTATCTTTCAGGATTTGCAAAACTATAACAGCCAGAAGAATAAACGCACATTAAGGTACTATGTGTTCGATCTATTGCAGTTGGACGGGCATGATCTGCGTGACTTGCCGCTCGTTAAACGTAAGGAGTTATTAAAAGCCTTTACAGCATCTTTTCCAAAAGAATCATCTATCACCTACCTGGAACATACGGTAGGCAATGGTACCGAGATGATGGTTAAATCACAAAAGCAAGGCTGGGAGGGTGTAATTGGTAAAGACGCACAAAGCGTGTACGAAAGCGGCCGCCGCAGCGACCATTGGTTGAAGTTTAAAGTGCAGGCCTCACAGGAAGCCATTATTTGCGGTTACACGCCTCCTAAAGGTGCCCGTAAGCACATCGGATCGCTGGTATTGGGCGTACAGCAGGGCGAAAACATTAAATACGTAGGCAACTGCGGCAGCGGCTTTAATACCGAAAGCTTGCAGGATTTGTTTGATAAGCTACAACCCATTGTTACCACAGAAAGGCCTTTTCCCGACAAGATAAATTACCACGGTAAGGTAACCTGGGTGGAGCCCAAATTGGTTTGCGAAGTGTTTTATTCGGAGTGGACTGCCGACGGCAGTATGCGCCATCCGGTCTTTAAGGGCCTACGCATGGATAAAGAGCCAGACCACGTGTTAATGGAAACACCCGACAAACAACTGGCTGATGAAACTACCGTTACTTACGGCAAAAAGAAAGTGAAGCTTACCAACCAAAATAAGCTGTATTGGAAAAAAGAAGGCATTAGCAAAGGCGAAATGCTTAACTACTACCGGGATATTGCCCCGCTAATGGTGCCGTATCTTAAAGATAAAGCCCTTTCTATGCGCAGGCAGCCAAATGGAATTGACGACCCCGGCTTTTTCCAAAAAGATGTGGATGTAACCCATTTACCCGATTGGATAAAGACCGAAAAGCTATATTCTGAAAGCAACGATAAAGATATCAATTACATTGTAGGCGATGATGAAGCAACATTGCTTTATGTAGTGAATCTGGGCTCTATTGAGATAAACCCATGGTTGAGTAACTATCAAACGCCAGATAACCCCGAGTATGTGGTAATAGACGTTGACCCGCACGATGTTCCTTTTACCGAAGCTGTGCAGGTGGCCTTAAAAACTAAAGAGGTGTTTGACCGCATGAAACTTAAAACTTTCATCAAAACATCGGGATCTAAAGGACTGCACATTTACTGTTACCTGGGTGCTGTGTACGATTATGATTTTGTAAAGATGTTTGCTGAGTACACTGCTCACCTGATCCATGATGAGCTGCCAGACATTACCAGTGTTGAACGCAACCCGGCCAAGCGTAAAAACAAAACCTACATCGATTTTTTACAGAACCGCCGCGGGCAAACCATTGCTGCACCTTATTCGGTACGGCCCAAGCCTGGCGCTACAGTATCTACCCCCTTGCACTGGCATGAGGTAAACGACCAGTTATCTTTAGCCGACTTTACCATATACACGCTAAAAGACCGACTTAAAAATGTAGAAGATCCCTGGAAAGATATACACAAAACCAAAGCCGACTTAAAAAAGGCATTAGCCCTTTTAAAAGAACATGCATAAAAAGCCAATCTATTAAGCAGGACTAATTGTTAGAATCGTCACTTAATAACAAATGGAATGAAATTATTAGCAAATACATTAACTAAACTTACCGGTGCAAAAGCTATTGGCGCCGAAGCCATTGGTGCGCGGGCCATTGGCGCAACAGCAGTGGGCGCTTCGGCCGTCGGAGCTTCGGCATTGGGCGCATGGGCTCTTGGCGCGCTGGCCGTTGGTGCGGTTGCCATAGGGGCTGTGGCCATTGGCCGCGTAGCTATTAAGCGTATGGTGATTAAAGATTTGCAGGTAGGAACATTGACCGTCGATAAACTGGTGATTAAAGAACAGGAAGAACCAGTTGCCTAACAAATACGCTGTCGGTATGGGGTTTATTGAAGGCTTTTAGCAGGGCAATATTGCTTCGCTAAGCTCATACTTATAGGCCATAGCGGTTGAAGACCATATTTTAAAAGAAATGTGTATCTAAAATTTCAGCTTCTTCATTACCTTAACCAATAGGTGAGCAATCACCTGGTTGCCTTTATCAGAAGGGTGCAGGCCATCGTAGGTAATGCCAATTGCTTCAGGCGGGTACGGATAATCGTCTTCGACGGGGTTGAACTTTAAGGTAGTATAATCCGGATAACGGAAGTTTTGATACCTACCGCTTACGGTATCTCTTAATCGCTTAAATTTCACTAAACGCTTTACCTTTAAACTGCCTTTGCTGTAAAGATCAACCACATTCAAATCCTCCTGCCTACCAATCTCTTTAACAGCATCTGCAAACTCGGCAAGCCATCGCTCATTCTTTTGCCTGTATGAGCCCCATGCATTATTTTTAGGATTGCGCAGATAAACAAAATCGGCACGTTGCATAGGTGTTAAGAGTATAATCTGGGCTTGCGGGCTTACCTTACGCAAGTAATTTATAATAACCCGAAATGCGCCGTAAACTGTAGCATAACCGGTATTGTTATTGTAATCAGTTATGGTGCCCAAAGGCTGGCTTCCCCACCAATCGTTAGTTCCCAACAACACTGTATATACATCAGCTTTCTGTATGCCCAGCTTTTCAATTTGCTTAGCTATGCGAATAGCGGTCCATCCGTTATGGCCCTGGTTGGTATATTGTATATAAGGAAGTTTTTCTGTGACCCGGCTTAAATAACCCTTCGTAACCCGGTTGCCTGTTTCGTCTAAATGGTCATTCAGGTATGTAATGGAATCGCCAATGGCTACCCACTTGATTTCCTTTTCAGGAACAAATGAGCTAATAGCCAAACTGAATATACCTAAGAACAACCACTTTTTTAACCGCATGCAGCAAACGTTTAAATGCTAAGATAGTATATCTGCCTTACTGTGCAGCTGCTCTAACATAAAATGGAATGTTAGCGGTTGCTACTTTGTTATGCCCGTCGCTCACATATACAAACAAACGGTAAGCGCCTTCTTTTTCGGGTGTTTTAAGGATGGCCTTGTTCGTAACAGCTGATGATAATAACCCGTTGATGGGTTGGGGTCTCGATTCATGGTCACCCCCTTCTTTCAGATCGGTACTTTCGGGCAGCAACTCCCATCGGGTGGTTAATTTATCCTGGTTTGGATCAGTTACGGCAGCAACTGCATTATAGCTTTTACCAGGTTGCAGGAAAATATTGTCTGCAGCCGGTTTACCGTTCAACAAAAATGAACTTATATGAGGCGCTCGGTTTTTAGGCCAACTGCCTGTCCAAAGGTATTGCATCACGTCAACCACTTCATTTTCTTCGCCGGCCTCGGTAAACAGGCCATACCAGGTGGGAGTACGTTCCTGCTTCTGTCCCCATAAAAATACGTATGAACCCACGCAATGCTTATCCTGTTTAATAGATGCCTCATAACGGCTTTTATAAACGGCTGCTTTCTCACTGCTTGTTTCCTCAACAGATGCCTTCCAGGGAGTTTGCGGTCCTTCCCAATGGCCTGTTGGCCCCCATTCAGTTACCATATAAGCGCCTTGCCAGCCTGCATCAAGCATTTGCTGAGGCACCTTGGCCAGGCCGCCATATACCTGCACTGATAATAAATCAAGATTGGGGCAGCGTACTTTGATGTAATCCACCTCACGTTTGTTAACCCCAGCCAGCATAGTAGTAGCCGGGTGATTGGGATCTTCCTGATGAATCATTTTGGCAATATCATTCACAG
Protein-coding sequences here:
- a CDS encoding glycoside hydrolase family 97 catalytic domain-containing protein, coding for MKKLQLLSITVLLLSMLKTASAQPFQVRSPNQQILVKVGLDDKRLYYEVSYKGSPIILKSKLGLIREDADFSKGLVFENVPKELIVTYRYNLATAKKRNITYKATRQFFHLKNQEGKLMDVIFQVSNDGVAFRYYFPERSTDVKKITEELTTYKFSTNSKGFLQPMSDAKTGWSQTNPSYEEYYEQSIPVGKPSPIKAGWVYPALFQSGSNWALISETFPEGNYCGTRLKAESPDGEYAIGFPQPTEVFTGGNLGPESRLPWYTPWRIITIGSLKTITESTMGTDVAPPAVKADVSFVKPGQASWSWVILKDDSTKYSVQKRFIDYAAQMHWAYCLIDADWDRKIGYEKIKELADYAKIKNVGIILWYNSAGAWNTAPYTPRNKMLTHESRMQEFARLQKLGIKGVKVDFFGGDGQSMMQYYIDILKDALTHKLQVNFHGATLPRGLQRTYPNLVTTEAIKGMEFATFEQRNQDIQAQHCATIPFTRNVFDPMDFTPMVFGEIPRIKRKTTNAFQLALPVLFLSGIQHMAETDQSMQKAPEYVKNFLRNLPARWDEVKFIDGYPGKLAIIARKSGNRWIIAGINGENTEKNLKLNLSAFKYFTKRTLINDGSEEFSFSTAAISSGATQTVKIKGNGGFVMTLEK
- a CDS encoding Ku protein — its product is MRSIWKGSIGFGLVNIPVKLYSAVQNSTLDLDMLDSRDHSHIRFLRVNEHTHKEVPYDKIVRAYKLDDDYVVLDEQDFEDASPEKTKLIEIESFVEAVDINPMYYETSYYAEPDAKNSKAYILLLEALKKTGKAGLGRFVLRNSESLCIIHPVEKALVVSRIRFAQELRSTDDLKLPDATVSKKELDMGLALIKQYTEDFDVSKFKDEYTAELLKIIKAKAKGKRPTIKKLKVAKTSSDDLYDQLMQSLNTRKGA
- the ligD gene encoding DNA ligase D, producing the protein MSLEKYEAKRDFKKTAEPKGGKGSGKTLSFVVQRHHASHLHYDFRLELDGVLKSWAVPKGPSMNPGDKRLAMMVEDHPYDYQHFEGVIPNGEYGAGIVITWDHGTYESLAPDRKDDVKTLHAGLHSGNLKFRLNGEILRGEFALVKLHNSDKEDDNSWLLIKHKDDFAVTAKFDSEAFVPDNIKVLKNNKDGKVKKLPKHALLEVDMPAKKEPAKAATPAKKSAAKKSEDESGKRTRYIKPMLAKLEPQLFDDANWLYESKIDGYRAIGYTGKKAALISRNGIEFNEKYEKVFNELKQLPEKAVLDGEIVLEDSHGRSIFQDLQNYNSQKNKRTLRYYVFDLLQLDGHDLRDLPLVKRKELLKAFTASFPKESSITYLEHTVGNGTEMMVKSQKQGWEGVIGKDAQSVYESGRRSDHWLKFKVQASQEAIICGYTPPKGARKHIGSLVLGVQQGENIKYVGNCGSGFNTESLQDLFDKLQPIVTTERPFPDKINYHGKVTWVEPKLVCEVFYSEWTADGSMRHPVFKGLRMDKEPDHVLMETPDKQLADETTVTYGKKKVKLTNQNKLYWKKEGISKGEMLNYYRDIAPLMVPYLKDKALSMRRQPNGIDDPGFFQKDVDVTHLPDWIKTEKLYSESNDKDINYIVGDDEATLLYVVNLGSIEINPWLSNYQTPDNPEYVVIDVDPHDVPFTEAVQVALKTKEVFDRMKLKTFIKTSGSKGLHIYCYLGAVYDYDFVKMFAEYTAHLIHDELPDITSVERNPAKRKNKTYIDFLQNRRGQTIAAPYSVRPKPGATVSTPLHWHEVNDQLSLADFTIYTLKDRLKNVEDPWKDIHKTKADLKKALALLKEHA
- a CDS encoding SGNH/GDSL hydrolase family protein; protein product: MRLKKWLFLGIFSLAISSFVPEKEIKWVAIGDSITYLNDHLDETGNRVTKGYLSRVTEKLPYIQYTNQGHNGWTAIRIAKQIEKLGIQKADVYTVLLGTNDWWGSQPLGTITDYNNNTGYATVYGAFRVIINYLRKVSPQAQIILLTPMQRADFVYLRNPKNNAWGSYRQKNERWLAEFADAVKEIGRQEDLNVVDLYSKGSLKVKRLVKFKRLRDTVSGRYQNFRYPDYTTLKFNPVEDDYPYPPEAIGITYDGLHPSDKGNQVIAHLLVKVMKKLKF
- a CDS encoding glycoside hydrolase family 2 TIM barrel-domain containing protein; translation: MMKNFRKFSFSAIMCCGLFISAYAQPVTAPLPVKVVAGKQGFNLTRAGKPYFIKGAGGTNYSDRLASYGGNSLRTWDSRNGQDVLDKAQKLGLSVTMGLNVARERHGFNYDDTAAVHQQLERLRQEVRKYKNHPALLIWGIGNELNLQYKNPKVWDAVNDIAKMIHQEDPNHPATTMLAGVNKREVDYIKVRCPNLDLLSVQVYGGLAKVPQQMLDAGWQGAYMVTEWGPTGHWEGPQTPWKASVEETSSEKAAVYKSRYEASIKQDKHCVGSYVFLWGQKQERTPTWYGLFTEAGEENEVVDVMQYLWTGSWPKNRAPHISSFLLNGKPAADNIFLQPGKSYNAVAAVTDPNQDKLTTRWELLPESTDLKEGGDHESRPQPINGLLSSAVTNKAILKTPEKEGAYRLFVYVSDGHNKVATANIPFYVRAAAQ